A window of Chryseobacterium shandongense genomic DNA:
GTTCATAAAAAGCATCAATGTCTTTAAAATGTCTCATCTGCCACTGAACCAATCCCAGACGAATGATACTGTCCTGCATGGTGTTTGGCTTTTTGCTGTAATAAATATTGTTCCACTGAAGCAAAACCGCATTTTCTTTGGATGATTCGTCTTCCGGTAAGTATTTCTTTAAAACCCTGATTGGTAAAAAGTTATTTGAAAGCTGGAAAGACAACACCGGATCATAAATTTCTTTATCCCTCACTCTACGGATATATTCTCTTGGCGAAAGCTCGCTGTGTTTATGATAATTCGGGATTCTTCCGCCTAAAATAATGGATCTTAAATTGAGCAGCTCACAAAGTTCCTTCCGGGCATCGTACAATCTCCTTCCGAGCCGAAGTTCCCGAAATTCAGGATCCACAAAAACTTCGATTCCGTAAAGCACGTTTCCTGTGGAAGTATGGGTATTGAAGGTATAATTTCCGGTAATATCGCTGTAGGTATGGTCGTCGCCAAATTCATCATAATTCACAATGATAGAAAGTGCTACGGCGGCGAGTTTTCCGTCAACCGTAATACAAATCTGACCTTTAGGAAATATTCGGGTAAGTTTTTCGATGCTTTTTTTGGACCAGACATATTCGGACATCTGGGGATAAGCCCTCCTCATGGTCTCGACCAAACCAGGATAATCTTCAACCGTCAGTGGTCTTGTTTCTATTTGCATTTAATGTAATTTTATTTAAATTTAGGGAAAAACTGAGACTTATTTTATATTTAACCGCAAAAGGCACAAAAGATTTTCATGTTTAGCTAAGCGTTGAATGCAAAAGCTAACAACAGGTTAATTTCATCGTATACACAATGCTGTCATCCTGAAAGGATCTAAATCTTAATTTTGAATTACCGCATATTTTCTTTAATCAAAGTAAAAGTTAGAAAACTCTATAGACTTTGATCTGTGTAGAAATTATATCCGCAATAAGTTCAGCGTTCCGTAGGAACGCTATCTTTATAACATTTGTAGCATTACAGATATCAATCCTACGAATTGATTAATGGATTTCTTCTTATTTCTACAAAAATTCTGCTCTTGAAGGAGTAAAACTCTTATTACTTTAAACAATTTAACCGTAAAGATTACGAAGATTTCTTAACCATTAACTATTTTGAAAGTTCACTACACTTTATAACCCTGGAAACAGTCTATACACGGCTTTCCAGAATCACTTTGCTGAGATCCTTACAGGATGACAAACAGACTGGTAATTGTATGGTGATTGTAAAAAATTGAACGATCGACTGATATCCTAGCCCTGATTGAAACGGCATCCTTTTGGGTTGCGGTCGGAGCAAAGCGAAGACCGTAACCCAAAAGATACAGTGGAAAGCAGGAACAAGCTTCAAATAAAAACTCATTACAACAAAAAATCCCGCCCAAAAAAAGGCAGGATTTATATTTAAGATTCAAGACAAAATTATTCCCACTCGATGGTTGCAGGTGGTTTGCTTGAAATATCATAAGCCACTCTGTTGATTCCTCTCACTTCGTTGATGATTCTGCTTGAAACGGTATCTAAAAACTCGTAAGGAAGTCTGCTCCACGTTGCCGTCATAAAGTCGATGGTATTTGCAGAACGCACTACTGCTGTATATTCGTATGTTCTTTCATCACCCATTACTCCTACAGATTTTACGGGAAGAAGCACTACGAAAGCCTGAGAAACTTTTTCATACAGATCATTTTTGTACAATTCTTCGATGAAAATGTCATCCGCTTCCTGAAGAATTCTCACTTTTTCAGCGTCAACAGCTCCTAAAATTCTGATTCCTAATCCCGGACCTGGAAACGGATGTCTGTGAACCAAATGATGAGGAATTCCCAACTCTTCTCCTACTTTTCTTACTTCATCTTTGAATAATTCTCTCAAGGGTTCCAGCAGTTCAAAATCCATTTCTTCCGGAAGTCCTCCCACATTGTGGTGAGACTTGATTACCGCAGAAGGACCGTTTACCGACTGGCTTTCAATCACATCCGGATAAATTGTTCCCTGTGCCAGGAATTTAGCGCCTTCAATTTTATGGGATTCTTCATCAAATACGTGAATAAACTCGTTTCCGATGATTTTTCTTTTTGCTTCAGGATCGTCTACTCCGGCTAATTTTGATAAAAATCTTTCGGAAGCGTCCACCAGCTTGATGTTCATATGGAAATGCTCTCCATAATTGTCCATTACTTTTTTACCTTCGTCTTTTCTTAACAGCCCGGTATCAACAAAGATACAAGTCAGCTGATCGCCGATTGCTCTGTGAATTAGAACGGCTGCAACTGAAGAATCTACTCCTCCTGAAAGTCCAAGGATTACTTTTTGGTCACCTACTCTTTCACGGATTTCTGCAACTGTTTTCTCAATATAG
This region includes:
- the guaA gene encoding glutamine-hydrolyzing GMP synthase, with translation MNNGIIILDFGSQYNQLIGRRIREMGVYSEILPFNTPLETILEKQPKGIILSGGPSSVNAENAHLIQKELYEQGIPVLGICYGMQLTAHLLGGKVHKGVKGEYGKAHLEIVKESSLLKGVTNNSIVWMSHFDEVGQLPAGFELNAQSGVIASISNEDKKIYCVQFHPEVSHTEEGGKMLENFVFAICNAEKNWKLTNYIEKTVAEIRERVGDQKVILGLSGGVDSSVAAVLIHRAIGDQLTCIFVDTGLLRKDEGKKVMDNYGEHFHMNIKLVDASERFLSKLAGVDDPEAKRKIIGNEFIHVFDEESHKIEGAKFLAQGTIYPDVIESQSVNGPSAVIKSHHNVGGLPEEMDFELLEPLRELFKDEVRKVGEELGIPHHLVHRHPFPGPGLGIRILGAVDAEKVRILQEADDIFIEELYKNDLYEKVSQAFVVLLPVKSVGVMGDERTYEYTAVVRSANTIDFMTATWSRLPYEFLDTVSSRIINEVRGINRVAYDISSKPPATIEWE